The Oncorhynchus tshawytscha isolate Ot180627B linkage group LG05, Otsh_v2.0, whole genome shotgun sequence genome includes a window with the following:
- the prpf38a gene encoding pre-mRNA-splicing factor 38A: protein MANRTVKDANSIHGTNPQYLVEKIIRTRIYESKYWKEECFGLTAELVVDKAMALKFVGGVYGGNIKPTPFLCLTLKMLQIQPEKDIIVEFIKNEDFKYVRLLGAMYMRLTGTSVDCYKYLEPLYNDYRKIKSQNRNGEFELQHVDEFIDELLHSERMCDIILPRLQKRQVLEEAELLDTRISALEEDLDEVETSDEEDEEEEKPERVQTPEPHRRSYRDNDRPRRSPSPRYRRSRSPRRRSRSPKRRSPSPRRERHRSKSPRRHRSRSRERRHRSKSPGHHRSHRHRSHSKSPERSSKKSHKKSRRGNE, encoded by the exons ATGGCAAATAGGACTGTTAAAGATGCAAACAGTATACATGGAACAAATCCACAATACTTGGTAGAGAAAATTATTCGTACTCGAATTTATGAATCAAAATATTGGAAAGAAGAATGCTTTGGACTGACTG CTGAACTTGTCGTTGACAAAGCCATGGCGTTGAAGTTTGTCGGAGGAGTCTATGGAGGAAATATCAAACCTACACCGTTCCTGTGTCTCACTCTGAAGATGCTACAGATACAGCCAGAAAAAGACATCATTGTAGAATTCATCAAGAATGAGGATTTCAA GTATGTCCGCTTGCTAGGGGCAATGTACATGAGGTTGACTGGGACATCAGTGGATTGCTACAAATACCTGGAACCACTGTACAACGACTACCGAAAAATCAAGAGTCAGAACCGAAATGGAG AGTTTGAGCTGCAACATGTAGATGAGTTCATTGATGAACTGCTACACTCTGAGAGAATGTGTGACATCATCCTTCCCAGGCTTCAG AAAAGGCAGGTCCTTGAGGAGGCCGAGTTATTAGACACACGCATCAGCGCCCTAGAAGAGGACCTGGATGAAGTGGAGACCAGTGACGAGGAAGACGAGGAAGAGGAAAAG CCAGAGAGAGTTCAGACCCCAGAGCCCCACAGACGGAGTTACCGGGACAACGACCGCCCTCGCCGTTCGCCCTCTCCACGCTACAGACGCAGCCGTTCACCCAGACG GAGGAGCAGATCACCCAAGAGACGAAG CCCATCCCCCAGACGAGAGCGCCACCGCAGCAAAAGTCCCCGTCGCCACCGCAGCCGCTCCCGAGAGAGACGTCACCGCTCAAAGTCCCCAG GCCATCACAGAAGCCACAGGCATCGCAGTCACTCCAAATCCCCAGAGAG GAGTTCAAAAAAGAGCCACAAGAAGAGTCGAAGAGGGAACGAGTGA
- the LOC112251378 gene encoding interferon-induced protein with tetratricopeptide repeats 5-like isoform X2, producing MLLIHRDHLEDIGSDEGFPWLGQMYNLWAYIHHTLDSTDAALQCLSKAEEAFHLNSPSDTMGPWQLVHYGNLAWVHYHLDNQAESQRCLTKVEGLLRDYPSPSQGELHPEVCVEKAWTLMKFGQDKRRKAIDYFQMAIRMEPERKEWQSSHALALDSVYCFHPINQQKESEVLEELRLAKEHDPDNLYVASIYLLRLGRNGQVRRKEAQQIAQQILKKPVSCYSGLRPLLQFYRRYLSYNEAIDLADEALERHPNVRYLKKQLANSYKWKIFSKEDSPRRQSMCDRAISLYTDLISLYPETSLKVKLELASIYAESDRTETANQIYENLFSNEQDPDELQILYFHYAKYSNFHIQDRNVSIDYHKKAAEIPNPNKYGKKSFNILRKIEQRGRNQRCAEIWEFLKNLSSHNE from the coding sequence ATGCTGCTCATTCACAGAGATCACCTGGAGGACATTGGCAGTGACGAGGGCTTTCCATGGCTGGGTCAGATGTACAACTTGTGGGCTTACATACACCACACCCTGGACTCCACTGACGCAGCCCTGCAGTGCCTCAGTAAGGCAGAGGAGGCCTTTCACCTAAACAGTCCTTCAGACACGATGGGTCCTTGGCAGCTGGTCCACTATGGGAACCTAGCCTGGGTGCACTATCACCTGGATAACCAGGCGGAGAGCCAGCGGTGCTTGACAAAGGTTGAGGGACTGCTACGAGATTACCCCTCACCTTCCCAGGGAGAACTGCACCCTGAGGTGTGTGTTGAAAAAGCCTGGACCCTCATGAAGTTTGGCCAGGACAAAAGACGGAAAGCAATAGATTACTTTCAAATGGCTATTAGGATGGAACCTGAGAGAAAGGAGTGGCAATCAAGCCATGCCTTGGCCTTAGACTCAGTCTACTGTTTCCATCCAATCAATCAACAGAAGGAGTCTGAGGTTCTAGAGGAGCTGAGACTTGCCAAGGAACACGATCCAGACAACTTGTATGTAGCAAGTATCTATCTGTTAAGACTTGGCCGGAATGGCCAGGTGAGAAGGAAGGAAGCACAACAGATAGCGCAGCAAATTTTAAAGAAGCCTGTCAGTTGCTACAGTGGTCTTAGACCCTTACTTCAGTTTTACAGAAGATATTTATCATACAATGAAGCTATTGACCTAGCAGACGAGGCTCTGGAAAGACACCCAAATGTGCGCTACCTGAAAAAACAGCTAGCAAATTCCTACAAATGGAAAATATTTTCAAAGGAGGACAGTCCGAGGAGGCAGAGCATGTGCGACAGAGCCATCAGTCTCTATACAGATCTGATCTCACTCTATCCAGAGACATCACTAAAGGTCAAACTGGAGCTTGCAAGCATCTACGCAGAATCAGACAGGACAGAAACAGCCAATCAGATCTATGAGAATTTATTCTCCAACGAGCAGGATCCAGACGAGTTGCAGATACTCTACTTCCATTATGCCAAATACAGCAATTTCCACATCCAGGATCGCAATGTATCAATTGATTATCACAAGAAGGCAGCAGAGATACCAAATCCTAACAAATACGGTAAAAAGAGTTTCAACATCTTGAGGAAAATTGAACAACGGGGAAGAAATCAAAGATGTGCAGAAATCTGGGAATTTCTCAAAAACCTTTCTTCTCACAATGAATAA
- the LOC112251378 gene encoding interferon-induced protein with tetratricopeptide repeats 2-like isoform X1 codes for MNPAQTALKTKLEKLECHFTWGLELSRYMLLIHRDHLEDIGSDEGFPWLGQMYNLWAYIHHTLDSTDAALQCLSKAEEAFHLNSPSDTMGPWQLVHYGNLAWVHYHLDNQAESQRCLTKVEGLLRDYPSPSQGELHPEVCVEKAWTLMKFGQDKRRKAIDYFQMAIRMEPERKEWQSSHALALDSVYCFHPINQQKESEVLEELRLAKEHDPDNLYVASIYLLRLGRNGQVRRKEAQQIAQQILKKPVSCYSGLRPLLQFYRRYLSYNEAIDLADEALERHPNVRYLKKQLANSYKWKIFSKEDSPRRQSMCDRAISLYTDLISLYPETSLKVKLELASIYAESDRTETANQIYENLFSNEQDPDELQILYFHYAKYSNFHIQDRNVSIDYHKKAAEIPNPNKYGKKSFNILRKIEQRGRNQRCAEIWEFLKNLSSHNE; via the exons ATGAA CCCTGCTCAGACCGCCCTGAAGACTAAACTGGAAAAGCTGGAGTGTCACTTCACCTGGGGACTGGAACTCAGCAGGTACATGCTGCTCATTCACAGAGATCACCTGGAGGACATTGGCAGTGACGAGGGCTTTCCATGGCTGGGTCAGATGTACAACTTGTGGGCTTACATACACCACACCCTGGACTCCACTGACGCAGCCCTGCAGTGCCTCAGTAAGGCAGAGGAGGCCTTTCACCTAAACAGTCCTTCAGACACGATGGGTCCTTGGCAGCTGGTCCACTATGGGAACCTAGCCTGGGTGCACTATCACCTGGATAACCAGGCGGAGAGCCAGCGGTGCTTGACAAAGGTTGAGGGACTGCTACGAGATTACCCCTCACCTTCCCAGGGAGAACTGCACCCTGAGGTGTGTGTTGAAAAAGCCTGGACCCTCATGAAGTTTGGCCAGGACAAAAGACGGAAAGCAATAGATTACTTTCAAATGGCTATTAGGATGGAACCTGAGAGAAAGGAGTGGCAATCAAGCCATGCCTTGGCCTTAGACTCAGTCTACTGTTTCCATCCAATCAATCAACAGAAGGAGTCTGAGGTTCTAGAGGAGCTGAGACTTGCCAAGGAACACGATCCAGACAACTTGTATGTAGCAAGTATCTATCTGTTAAGACTTGGCCGGAATGGCCAGGTGAGAAGGAAGGAAGCACAACAGATAGCGCAGCAAATTTTAAAGAAGCCTGTCAGTTGCTACAGTGGTCTTAGACCCTTACTTCAGTTTTACAGAAGATATTTATCATACAATGAAGCTATTGACCTAGCAGACGAGGCTCTGGAAAGACACCCAAATGTGCGCTACCTGAAAAAACAGCTAGCAAATTCCTACAAATGGAAAATATTTTCAAAGGAGGACAGTCCGAGGAGGCAGAGCATGTGCGACAGAGCCATCAGTCTCTATACAGATCTGATCTCACTCTATCCAGAGACATCACTAAAGGTCAAACTGGAGCTTGCAAGCATCTACGCAGAATCAGACAGGACAGAAACAGCCAATCAGATCTATGAGAATTTATTCTCCAACGAGCAGGATCCAGACGAGTTGCAGATACTCTACTTCCATTATGCCAAATACAGCAATTTCCACATCCAGGATCGCAATGTATCAATTGATTATCACAAGAAGGCAGCAGAGATACCAAATCCTAACAAATACGGTAAAAAGAGTTTCAACATCTTGAGGAAAATTGAACAACGGGGAAGAAATCAAAGATGTGCAGAAATCTGGGAATTTCTCAAAAACCTTTCTTCTCACAATGAATAA